The Xylanibacillus composti genome segment TATCGTCAACATGACTGAAGCAGATTTGCTGATATACAACGGTCTTGGCTTCGAGGGGTGGCTGGATAATTTCCTCAATTCGCTCAGTCCGGATGCCAAGGTGAAGCCGGTAAGCGCTACGGCACTGCTGGATCCGATTGTGTTGGGAGAGGATGACCACGGCCATGAGCATGAAGGAGCCGAAGCGGACGACCACGGCCATGAGCATGAAGGAGCCGAAGCGGACGATCATGGCCATGCGCATGAGGGAGCCGAAGCGGACGACCACGGCCATG includes the following:
- a CDS encoding metal ABC transporter substrate-binding protein yields the protein MKIRNRLLKNGGWLVLLLVLAVACSPNASSTEEGKVNVVTTFYPLYDFTKKIGGEHVHVINLVPAGVDAHDWAPKSRDIVNMTEADLLIYNGLGFEGWLDNFLNSLSPDAKVKPVSATALLDPIVLGEDDHGHEHEGAEADDHGHEHEGAEADDHGHAHEGAEADDHGH